A portion of the Vulpes vulpes isolate BD-2025 chromosome 5, VulVul3, whole genome shotgun sequence genome contains these proteins:
- the B3GALT2 gene encoding beta-1,3-galactosyltransferase 2, with product MLQWRRRHCCFAKMSWNAKRSLFRTHLIGVLSLVFLFAMFLFFNHHDWLPGRAGFKENPVTYTFRGFRSTKSETNHSSLRNIWKETVPQTLRPQTATNSNNTDLSPQGVTGLENTLSANGSIYNEKGTGHPNSYHFKYIINEPEKCQEKSPFLILLIAAEPGQTEARRAIRQTWGNESLAPGIQITRIFLLGVSIKLNGYLQRAILEESRQYHDIIQQEYLDTYYNLTIKTLMGMNWVATYCPHIPYVMKTDSDMFVNTEYLIHKLLKPDLPPRHNYFTGYLMRGYAPNRNKDSKWYMPPDLYPSERYPVFCSGTGYVFSGDLAEKIFKVSLSIRRLHLEDVYVGICLAKLRIDPVPPPNEFVFNHWRVSYSSCKYSHLITSHQFQPSELIKYWNHLQQNKHNACANAAKEKAGRYRHRKLH from the coding sequence ATGCTTCAGTGGAGGAGAAGACACTGCTGCTTTGCAAAGATGAGCTGGAATGCCAAGAGGTCTCTGTTCCGTACACATCTTATTGGTGTACTTTCTCTAGTGTTTCTTTTtgctatgtttctgtttttcaacCATCATGACTGGCTGCCAGGCAGAGCTGGATTTAAAGAAAACCCTGTGACATATACTTTCCGAGGATTTCGTTCTACAAAAAGTGAGACAAACCACAGCTCTCTCCGGAACATTTGGAAAGAAACAGTCCCTCAAACTCTGAGGCCTCAAACAGCAACTAACTCCAATAACACAGACCTATCGCCACAAGGAGTTACAGGGCTGGAGAATACACTTAGTGCCAATGGAAGTATTTACAATGAAAAAGGCACTGGACACCCAAATTCTTaccatttcaaatatattatcaaTGAACCTGAAAAATGCCAGGAGAAAAGTCCTTTTTTAATACTGCTAATAGCTGCAGAACCAGGACAAACAGAAGCCAGAAGAGCTATTCGGCAAACATGGGGCAATGAAAGTCTAGCACCTGGTATCCAAATCACACGAATTTTTTTGTTGGGCGTAAGTATTAAGTTAAATGGCTACCTTCAACGTGCAATACTGGAAGAAAGCAGGCAATATCATGATATAATTCAACAGGAATATTTAGATACATACTACAACTTGACAATTAAAACACTCATGGGCATGAACTGGGTAGCAACATACTGTCCACATATTCCATATGTTATGAAAACTGACAGTGACATGTTTGTCAATACtgaatatttaatacataagTTATTGAAGCCAGATCTGCCTCCCAGACATAACTACTTTACTGGTTACCTAATGAGAGGATATGCACCTAATCGGAACAAAGATAGCAAATGGTACATGCCACCAGACCTCTACCCAAGTGAACGCTACCCTGTCTTTTGTTCTGGGACTGGTTATGTTTTTTCTGGAGATCTGGCAGAGAAGatatttaaagtttctttaaGTATCCGTCGTTTGCACTTGGAAGATGTGTATGTAGGGATCTGTCTTGCCAAGTTGAGAATTGATCCTGTGCCCCCTCCCAATGAGTTTGTGTTCAATCACTGGCGAGTTTCTTATTCAAGCTGTAAATACAGCCACCTAATTACCTCTCATCAGTTCCAGCCTAGTGAACTGATAAAATACTGGAACCATTTACAACAAAATAAGCACAATGCTTGTGCCAATGCAGCAAAAGAAAAGGCAGGCAGGTATCGCCACCGTAAATTACACTag